A genomic segment from Bacillus rossius redtenbacheri isolate Brsri chromosome 5, Brsri_v3, whole genome shotgun sequence encodes:
- the LOC134532067 gene encoding aldo-keto reductase family 1 member A1-like, translated as MSVAVPSEEFHNGHKMPVIGLGTFMASSEVVGAAVDSALEAGYRHIDTAYVYRNEAAIGQALNKWLDSGRLKREELFVVTKLPGTGNRAESVEGYLKKSLEALQLSYVDLYLIHSAVGKIGKDDAPPSEQTLDMNTDHISLWKAMEAQVDAGRARSIGLSNFNARQIKRIVRAARIPPANLQVELHVYFQQRELVAFCKALDVTVCAYAPLGSPGFQERHTIRDRDREAALSPLTDPVVVEVARRHGRTPAQVLLRHVLQRGVVAIPKSTNPGRIRENFQVFDFELDDEDVEKLDALDRGSKARMFGGKMLKGNAIHPEFPFHDPY; from the exons GCGTCCAGCGAGGTGGTGGGAGCGGCGGTGGACTCCGCCCTGGAGGCCGGCTACAGACACATCGACACCGCCTACGTGTACCGCAACGAGGCGGCCATCGGCCAGGCGCTGAACAAGTGGCTGGACTCGGGCAGGCTCAAGAGGGAGGAGCTGTTCGTCGTCACCAAG CTTCCGGGCACTGGCAACCGTGCTGAGAGTGTGGAAGGGTACTTGAAGAAGTCTCTGGAGGCACTCCAGCTGAGCTACGTGGATCTGTACTTGATCCACAGTGCCGTTGGTAAGATTGGGAAGGACGATGCCCCACCTAGCGAGCAGACTCTCGACATGAACACAGACCACATCAGCCTCTGGAAG GCGATGGAGGCGCAGGTGGACGCAGGCAGGGCCCGCTCCATCGGCCTGTCCAACTTCAACGCGCGCCAGATCAAGCGCATCGTGCGGGCGGCCAGGATCCCGCCGGCCAACCTGCAGGTGGAACTGCATGTGTACTTCCAGCAGAGGGAGCTGGTGGCCTTCTGCAAGGCCCTGGACGTCACCGTGTGCGCCTACGCCCCTCTGGGGTCGCCCGGCTTCCAGGAGCGACACACAATCAGGGATCGGGATCG gGAGGCGGCGCTGAGTCCACTGACGGACCCGGTGGTGGTCGAAGTGGCCCGGAGACACGGCAGGACCCCGGCGCAGGTCCTGCTGAGGCACGTCCTGCAGAGGGGCGTGGTCGCCATCCCCAAGAGTACCAACCCCGGCCGCATCAGGGAGAACTTCCAG GTGTTCGACTTCGAGTTGGACGACGAGGACGTAGAGAAGCTAGACGCTCTCGACAGAGGCTCCAAGGCCCGAATGTTCGGCGGTAAAATGCTGAAAGG GAACGCGATTCATCCAGAGTTCCCGTTCCACGACCCGTACTGA